From a single Paenibacillus sp. FSL W8-0426 genomic region:
- a CDS encoding beta-glucoside-specific PTS transporter subunit IIABC, whose amino-acid sequence MNDKELSSKILELVGGESNVNSVFHCATRLRFQLKDRDKADKEALQKTPGIITVVESSGQFQVVVGNNVGPVYEKMIEGTSIGNADASKKDESSEKSTILGKAVDIISSIFSPTLGALAGAGLLKGLVALFLFLKWLDASSGTYLVLNAASDSVFYFLPVFLAVTASRKFKTNMFVSVAIAGALVYPAVIAAVSAPDKLTFLGIPMVLMNYSSSVIPIILAVWVQSYVEKWFNSFVHSSVKNILVPMLSLVIVIPLTFLVFGPIGSMISSGLATGYGWIYSLSPLLAGAVAGAFWQVFVIFGVHWGFVPVILSNIAEVGYDTMLPMLTAAILAQAGAVFGVFLKTKDTQLKALAGSSVVASVFGITEPAIYGVTLKLKKPFIYACIAGAVGGAIIGSGGAQAVAFALPGLLALPTYIGTGFLSVIIGLVVAFVLALVIVMVLGFKDSVQEQAAPKEEAPASTPVQESTVLKKEIIESPLQGAVKPLESLPDEAFASGAMGQGIVIEPSEGRLTSPVNGTITTVFPTGHAIGITSDEGAELLIHVGVNTVRLKGKHFEKQVQEGDRVEKGQLILLFDIEQIQAAGYVTSTPVIVTNSANYLDVLKTSESEVRRQDYLMTVVV is encoded by the coding sequence ATGAACGACAAAGAGTTATCTTCCAAAATTCTTGAGCTTGTCGGCGGCGAATCGAATGTCAATTCGGTCTTCCATTGTGCGACAAGATTAAGATTTCAATTGAAAGACCGGGACAAGGCCGATAAAGAAGCGCTGCAAAAAACGCCGGGCATCATTACCGTCGTAGAGAGCAGCGGCCAGTTTCAGGTTGTTGTCGGCAACAACGTTGGGCCGGTTTACGAGAAAATGATCGAAGGTACAAGCATCGGAAACGCGGATGCATCCAAGAAGGATGAGTCCTCCGAGAAGAGCACGATTCTGGGCAAAGCCGTCGATATCATTTCAAGCATCTTTTCGCCTACGCTTGGCGCGCTTGCCGGGGCCGGGCTGCTGAAAGGACTGGTTGCGCTCTTCCTGTTCCTGAAATGGCTTGATGCTTCGAGCGGAACGTATCTCGTGCTGAACGCGGCTTCGGACAGCGTGTTTTACTTCCTGCCGGTCTTCCTGGCCGTGACCGCATCGCGCAAATTCAAAACAAACATGTTTGTATCCGTGGCCATCGCCGGAGCGCTCGTCTATCCGGCCGTCATCGCCGCGGTCAGCGCGCCCGACAAATTAACGTTCCTCGGCATTCCGATGGTGCTGATGAATTATTCCTCCAGCGTCATTCCGATCATCCTTGCCGTCTGGGTACAGTCTTATGTCGAAAAATGGTTTAATTCGTTCGTGCATTCGTCCGTCAAAAACATTTTGGTGCCGATGCTCTCGCTGGTCATCGTCATTCCGCTGACGTTTCTGGTGTTTGGTCCAATCGGCTCCATGATCAGCAGCGGACTGGCTACCGGTTATGGCTGGATCTACAGCCTGAGTCCGCTGCTTGCCGGCGCGGTAGCTGGCGCGTTCTGGCAAGTCTTCGTCATTTTCGGCGTGCATTGGGGATTCGTGCCGGTCATTCTCAGCAACATCGCGGAAGTTGGTTACGACACGATGCTGCCAATGCTGACTGCGGCCATCCTGGCTCAAGCAGGGGCGGTATTCGGTGTATTCCTGAAAACCAAAGATACACAGCTTAAAGCGCTGGCCGGTTCTTCCGTAGTCGCATCCGTCTTCGGGATCACAGAGCCTGCCATTTACGGGGTTACGCTGAAGCTGAAAAAACCGTTCATTTATGCCTGCATCGCCGGTGCTGTGGGCGGCGCGATCATCGGCTCGGGCGGTGCGCAAGCGGTGGCCTTTGCTTTACCGGGATTGCTGGCGTTGCCAACGTATATCGGTACGGGTTTCCTGTCCGTGATCATCGGCTTGGTTGTGGCGTTTGTGCTGGCTTTGGTGATCGTTATGGTCCTTGGATTCAAAGATAGCGTTCAGGAGCAGGCTGCGCCGAAAGAAGAAGCGCCTGCATCCACGCCTGTGCAAGAAAGCACGGTACTGAAAAAAGAAATCATCGAAAGCCCGCTGCAAGGTGCGGTCAAACCGCTGGAGTCGCTGCCGGATGAAGCTTTTGCGTCCGGTGCGATGGGACAAGGAATCGTCATTGAACCGTCCGAAGGCCGATTGACTTCTCCGGTGAACGGAACGATCACAACCGTGTTCCCGACAGGGCATGCGATCGGGATAACTTCGGACGAGGGCGCCGAGCTTTTGATTCACGTCGGCGTGAACACGGTTCGCCTGAAAGGCAAACATTTTGAGAAACAAGTGCAGGAAGGCGACCGCGTTGAAAAGGGACAATTGATCCTGCTGTTCGACATCGAACAGATCCAGGCAGCAGGTTACGTCACTTCGACGCCGGTCATTGTGACGAATTCCGCCAATTACCTGGACGTACTGAAAACGTCCGAATCGGAAGTGCGCCGTCAGGACTACCTGATGACCGTGGTCGTATAA
- a CDS encoding VanZ family protein encodes MTMNRRRVLWITTIVYTLITLYFLFLAFGRLDAAKHIVDNPFQWIPDSFFKFPTLSFHSGITLMDLVTLWNYAAFIPFGILIPMLYNIRFIRFMLWFVLIIFGIEFLQKLTMLGSGDINDVLQNSIGACIGYAAYRAGERGEQGRKRWLIAAMACIVLFLMTWGTGNVINQLATKVEGPFVAMKLETQREAGTDAQGAALGRFSIKKEQIIPEHNMYDSQGGQQTYTFTLKDDELVLTGNYGIPDHAPPEGKISIIVDGKEVLVIEANDYQGSAEQFEVYIEHARQMTIKIEGSERLWDIGYRPLQYRWER; translated from the coding sequence ATGACAATGAACCGACGCAGGGTACTATGGATCACCACCATCGTCTACACCCTGATTACGTTGTATTTTTTGTTTTTGGCTTTTGGCAGACTGGACGCCGCAAAACACATCGTGGATAATCCGTTTCAATGGATTCCCGATTCTTTTTTCAAATTTCCAACATTATCGTTCCATTCAGGCATTACGTTAATGGACCTGGTTACCTTGTGGAATTATGCGGCATTCATTCCGTTCGGCATTCTGATCCCCATGCTGTACAACATTCGGTTCATCCGGTTTATGTTATGGTTTGTGCTCATCATTTTCGGAATCGAATTTTTGCAGAAATTGACGATGCTGGGCAGCGGGGATATCAACGATGTTCTTCAAAATTCCATCGGAGCATGCATCGGTTATGCCGCCTATCGTGCAGGAGAAAGGGGAGAGCAAGGAAGGAAACGTTGGCTGATTGCAGCTATGGCGTGTATCGTGTTATTCCTGATGACGTGGGGAACGGGAAACGTGATCAACCAACTGGCCACCAAAGTCGAAGGCCCCTTTGTGGCCATGAAGCTGGAAACGCAGCGTGAAGCAGGAACGGATGCTCAAGGTGCTGCGCTGGGGAGGTTTAGTATTAAAAAGGAACAAATTATACCTGAACACAACATGTATGATAGCCAAGGAGGCCAACAAACCTATACGTTTACGTTGAAAGACGATGAACTTGTGTTGACCGGAAATTACGGCATCCCCGATCACGCGCCGCCTGAAGGGAAAATATCCATTATTGTCGATGGGAAAGAGGTATTAGTAATAGAAGCGAATGATTATCAAGGGAGTGCAGAACAATTCGAAGTCTATATTGAACATGCTCGGCAGATGACCATCAAGATTGAAGGAAGCGAGCGATTGTGGGATATCGGATATCGGCCGCTGCAGTATAGATGGGAAAGGTAG
- a CDS encoding PLP-dependent aminotransferase family protein: MPFNSFDEYPMSWKPDKNKLSRPLYQSLAKMLEHDITHGLLAPGTKLPPQRELADFLDVNFTTITRAYKQCELKGLIYGVTGSGTFVSANAARSIAIAKEPGMNTYIELGLVASFEQTNDLVAEAAKNVMQKTYLEQLLNYNDPAGIPHQKLAALNWMSTLGIHADPEQVAIVSGAQNALAITLLALFEPGHRIAVDQYTFSNFIEFSNMLRIRLVPIPGDLHGMRPEALDEHCRQADVHGVFLMPSCANPTTIMMPEERKKELARVIRKHQLILIEDDIHAFLSAGVIEHYGQPMYQLLPERTIYVCSTTKSICSGLRVAYLVFHEMYKDRIMKAIFNVNVKTSSLDAEIITELILSGKASAIVQHKKRLARQANQLFDTYFPQAFSQGHPLSFYRWLPAPGLAGGRRTESYFLEKGIRVFHSDRFLSGTNTGENYLRVALSSTLTLEELERGLELLSASMKLSTSS, translated from the coding sequence ATGCCATTCAATTCGTTCGACGAATATCCCATGTCATGGAAGCCGGACAAAAACAAATTGTCACGCCCGCTGTACCAGTCGCTCGCCAAAATGCTGGAGCATGACATCACGCATGGATTGCTTGCGCCAGGAACCAAGCTCCCACCTCAGCGTGAGTTGGCCGATTTTCTGGACGTTAATTTCACCACGATTACACGTGCTTACAAACAATGCGAGCTTAAAGGTTTGATCTATGGCGTAACGGGCAGCGGCACGTTTGTGTCGGCCAACGCAGCACGCTCGATTGCCATCGCGAAGGAACCGGGGATGAACACCTATATCGAATTGGGTTTGGTGGCATCCTTTGAGCAGACCAACGACCTCGTTGCCGAAGCCGCCAAAAACGTGATGCAAAAAACCTATCTCGAACAGCTGTTGAATTACAATGATCCTGCCGGTATCCCCCATCAAAAGCTTGCTGCACTGAATTGGATGAGCACGCTGGGCATCCATGCCGATCCGGAGCAGGTTGCCATCGTTTCAGGCGCACAAAACGCGCTCGCCATCACGCTGCTGGCTCTATTTGAACCCGGGCATCGCATTGCCGTGGACCAGTATACCTTTTCGAATTTCATCGAATTTTCCAACATGCTTCGCATCAGGCTTGTCCCCATTCCGGGCGACCTGCACGGCATGCGACCGGAAGCACTGGACGAGCACTGCCGTCAGGCCGACGTGCATGGCGTTTTTCTGATGCCCTCTTGTGCAAACCCAACGACCATCATGATGCCGGAGGAACGCAAAAAGGAACTGGCCCGCGTCATCCGCAAACATCAATTGATCCTGATCGAAGATGACATCCATGCTTTTCTGTCCGCAGGTGTGATTGAACACTACGGTCAGCCGATGTATCAGCTTCTTCCGGAACGCACGATCTATGTATGCAGTACGACCAAATCCATCTGTTCGGGGCTGCGCGTCGCCTATCTTGTGTTTCACGAGATGTACAAGGACCGCATCATGAAAGCGATTTTCAACGTCAACGTCAAAACGTCCTCACTGGACGCCGAAATTATTACCGAGCTGATTCTGTCGGGGAAAGCGAGCGCCATCGTTCAGCACAAAAAAAGGCTGGCCCGGCAGGCCAACCAGTTGTTTGATACGTATTTTCCCCAAGCTTTCAGTCAGGGCCATCCGCTCAGCTTCTACCGCTGGCTGCCCGCTCCCGGTCTTGCCGGAGGAAGACGTACCGAGTCGTATTTCCTGGAAAAGGGCATTCGCGTATTCCATTCCGACCGCTTTCTGAGCGGAACCAATACGGGAGAGAACTACTTGAGAGTAGCGCTATCTTCGACATTGACGTTGGAGGAATTGGAAAGAGGGCTGGAATTGTTGTCGGCTTCGATGAAGCTGAGCACTTCCTCATAG
- the azlC gene encoding azaleucine resistance protein AzlC, with translation MTDRMKLRTAFRAAFPTTLPILAGFLFLGIAYGILMNASGFGASYAILMALLVFAGSMEFVAVNLLLGAFNPIGALMMTLMVNARHLFYGISMLDKYRGTGWKKPYLIFGLCDESFSINYTADIPEEVDRGWYMFFVTLLNHSYWVIGAAIGGFFGSLVSFNLEGLEFVMTALFVVIFMEQWSKERSHHSALLGLGISILCLIIFKGGSFIIPSMAGLLIVLTLIRPKLDQRAGETTCP, from the coding sequence ATGACAGACAGAATGAAGCTTCGAACGGCTTTTCGGGCCGCCTTTCCGACCACGCTTCCGATTTTGGCCGGATTTTTATTTTTGGGGATTGCGTACGGCATTTTGATGAATGCCTCGGGTTTTGGAGCGAGTTATGCCATCCTGATGGCGCTGCTCGTTTTTGCCGGATCGATGGAGTTTGTGGCGGTAAACCTGCTGCTTGGCGCATTTAACCCGATCGGTGCGCTAATGATGACCTTAATGGTGAATGCGCGGCATTTATTTTACGGCATTTCAATGCTGGATAAGTATAGAGGAACCGGATGGAAGAAGCCGTACCTGATCTTCGGATTATGCGATGAATCGTTTTCCATCAATTATACGGCCGACATTCCCGAAGAAGTGGATCGGGGATGGTACATGTTTTTCGTCACCTTGCTCAACCATAGCTATTGGGTCATTGGCGCTGCCATCGGAGGCTTCTTCGGATCACTCGTCAGCTTCAATCTGGAAGGGCTGGAATTCGTCATGACAGCGTTGTTCGTCGTCATTTTCATGGAGCAATGGAGCAAGGAACGGTCGCATCACAGCGCCTTGCTTGGCTTGGGCATTTCGATCCTGTGCCTCATCATCTTCAAAGGCGGCAGCTTTATCATTCCCTCCATGGCCGGACTGCTGATCGTGCTTACGCTGATCAGACCCAAACTGGATCAGAGAGCGGGGGAAACGACATGTCCATGA
- a CDS encoding branched-chain amino acid transporter permease — protein MSMTVTEQLITIGMVVLGTMMTRFLPFLLFPPGRTTPKYVQYLGRVLPAAAIGMLVIYSVKDIHLLSGNHGVPELVSILAVVLLHYWKKNMLLSIAGGTLLYMALVQFVF, from the coding sequence ATGTCCATGACGGTAACCGAACAACTCATTACGATCGGCATGGTTGTGCTTGGCACGATGATGACGCGCTTTCTTCCATTTCTGTTGTTCCCGCCTGGTCGTACTACGCCTAAGTACGTGCAATATTTAGGGAGGGTTCTGCCGGCAGCGGCGATCGGCATGCTGGTGATCTATAGCGTCAAAGACATTCATCTGTTGTCCGGGAACCACGGCGTGCCTGAACTGGTGTCGATCCTGGCTGTTGTGCTGCTTCATTATTGGAAGAAAAACATGTTATTGTCCATTGCTGGCGGAACGCTGCTTTACATGGCCTTGGTGCAGTTCGTCTTTTAG
- a CDS encoding AraC family transcriptional regulator: protein MGAPTFLETGHMKEGFPIRVIHTGPQFNFAAHWHEEVEMVVVRGTRARIGLNSRVVELGQGDIMVIKPGDVHCFLPGTEHLTIILFRLELFTESLVVDKATQPLRELFGKSTHLPAMTLKEIDINRYLDVISNENRNEQIGYQWVMIARFYDLVVHLLRTQKPAEEECSGEWPCTLSKKFEFVESVCEYLEAHYEEPIKLDQVAEHIKFSKFYVCKLFKEIKGITLMEYLNHFRIVKSEWALLFSQATILDIAIHHGFNNLTSYNRLFKKYNDCTPSEFRKRHRTKITTYEG, encoded by the coding sequence ATGGGAGCACCTACATTTCTGGAAACAGGTCACATGAAGGAAGGCTTTCCGATTCGGGTCATTCATACCGGTCCGCAGTTTAATTTTGCCGCACATTGGCATGAAGAAGTAGAGATGGTCGTTGTCAGGGGAACGCGGGCGCGAATTGGCCTCAACAGCCGGGTCGTAGAGTTGGGGCAGGGCGACATCATGGTGATCAAACCGGGGGACGTGCACTGTTTTCTGCCCGGTACCGAGCATCTGACGATCATTCTTTTCCGCTTGGAGCTGTTCACAGAGAGCTTGGTCGTCGACAAAGCCACCCAGCCGCTGCGGGAGTTATTCGGCAAATCGACGCATTTACCCGCGATGACGCTCAAAGAAATCGACATCAACCGCTATCTTGACGTCATTTCCAATGAAAACAGAAACGAGCAGATCGGTTATCAGTGGGTCATGATTGCCAGGTTTTACGATCTTGTCGTTCATCTGCTGCGCACGCAAAAGCCTGCGGAGGAGGAATGCAGCGGCGAATGGCCGTGTACCTTATCCAAAAAGTTCGAATTCGTCGAGTCGGTCTGCGAATACCTTGAAGCGCACTACGAAGAACCGATCAAGCTGGATCAGGTCGCGGAGCATATCAAATTCAGCAAATTTTACGTGTGCAAGCTGTTTAAGGAAATCAAAGGAATTACGCTCATGGAGTATTTGAATCACTTCAGGATCGTGAAGTCAGAGTGGGCGCTGCTGTTCAGCCAAGCGACCATTTTGGATATCGCGATCCATCATGGATTCAATAACCTGACTTCCTACAATCGGCTGTTCAAAAAATATAATGACTGCACGCCTTCCGAATTTCGGAAGCGGCATCGCACAAAGATCACAACATATGAAGGTTGA
- a CDS encoding extracellular solute-binding protein, which produces MKSFKRYAVSMIALLSATLMLSGCQPGMGNASKQQEITVWSFTDEAGYAIEKFEETYPDIKVNFVNIPGNFYMTKLKSALQTTSKAPDVFMIENGGIRELIDVPYLENLSAPPYNADDLLQEQYAFVQANEKDSEGNVKAIGYQGTPGGIYYRRDLAKTYLGTDDPVKVGAQIDTWDKIFEIGERVQRESGNQVHALANWNAISNSYDGIPWVEDGKLVINPVYMQILDLVREARQRHVLAEFEEGSAGYAASMQKGQVMFYPGATWALQYTFKANAPDTSGLWGLAAGPTDFSAGGTYIAMYSKSDKKDLAWKFIEFYNFNHDFLKELATEQDYFTSNMVVNDKLAQTATSDYLGGQKHFEFFSEAAKRVPVYERTRYDTTINNDIFKNVLQLYLNNDINTKEEAVERIKRDVRLRFPELYVPH; this is translated from the coding sequence ATGAAGAGCTTTAAACGATATGCCGTTTCAATGATCGCATTATTAAGCGCAACGCTAATGTTGTCCGGCTGTCAACCCGGCATGGGAAACGCGTCCAAACAGCAGGAAATTACCGTCTGGAGCTTTACGGATGAAGCGGGTTATGCCATCGAGAAATTCGAGGAAACGTATCCGGACATCAAAGTGAATTTCGTCAACATTCCAGGGAACTTTTATATGACCAAATTGAAGTCGGCTTTGCAGACCACGTCCAAGGCTCCCGACGTGTTCATGATCGAAAACGGCGGCATTCGGGAACTGATCGATGTTCCGTATCTCGAAAATCTGTCGGCCCCGCCGTATAACGCCGATGATTTGCTGCAAGAGCAGTATGCTTTTGTGCAGGCCAATGAGAAGGATAGCGAGGGCAACGTCAAAGCGATTGGATACCAGGGTACGCCGGGTGGCATTTATTATCGGAGGGATCTGGCCAAAACGTATTTGGGGACGGACGACCCGGTGAAAGTCGGTGCGCAGATCGATACCTGGGACAAAATTTTCGAGATCGGGGAGCGGGTGCAGCGGGAGAGCGGCAATCAGGTTCATGCCCTGGCCAACTGGAATGCGATTTCCAACTCGTATGACGGCATTCCTTGGGTAGAGGACGGTAAGCTTGTGATCAACCCCGTCTACATGCAGATTCTGGACCTTGTCCGCGAAGCGCGCCAGCGTCATGTGCTGGCAGAGTTCGAAGAAGGCAGCGCCGGTTATGCCGCATCCATGCAAAAGGGGCAGGTCATGTTCTATCCCGGGGCAACTTGGGCGCTCCAATATACGTTCAAGGCGAATGCGCCGGACACCTCCGGTTTGTGGGGACTGGCGGCAGGCCCGACCGATTTCAGTGCCGGCGGGACGTATATTGCGATGTACAGCAAAAGCGACAAAAAGGATCTCGCCTGGAAATTCATCGAGTTTTATAACTTTAACCATGATTTCTTGAAAGAGCTGGCGACCGAGCAGGATTATTTTACGAGCAATATGGTCGTGAACGACAAGCTTGCGCAAACGGCCACATCAGACTATCTCGGCGGACAGAAGCATTTCGAATTTTTTTCCGAGGCGGCCAAACGCGTTCCCGTGTATGAGAGAACCCGTTATGACACCACGATCAACAACGACATTTTCAAAAACGTGCTCCAGCTGTATCTCAACAACGACATTAACACCAAAGAGGAAGCCGTGGAGAGGATCAAGCGCGATGTTCGGTTAAGGTTCCCGGAACTATATGTACCGCACTAA
- a CDS encoding sugar ABC transporter permease, which translates to MFAKSLRKDHYGYYFIAPFFIIFTIFGLYPILYSLYISFTNYDGITTPDFVGIGNYVAVLQDPLFYKTLFNTLFIWGVSVIPQLTVSLVLAFILNDKLLKGRDFFRAVYFFPNIVTAASLGLLVSLIFDWQSGGLNHFLVQTGIISDPINWKNDPWFMRLIVSSILFFQYFGYSMVIYLAGLQGIDPSLQEAAQIDGAEKRHIFMHIIVPMLRPIILFQVITSIIGGIQIFDQPFTLTNGNGGPDRAAMTSIMYLYNVAFQSTRFGYGAAIAFCLFIIIILLSVVSFIMTTRRSRS; encoded by the coding sequence ATGTTTGCCAAGTCGCTGCGCAAAGACCATTACGGCTACTATTTCATTGCTCCTTTTTTCATCATTTTCACCATTTTTGGGTTGTATCCGATTCTTTACTCCCTATATATCAGCTTCACCAATTACGATGGCATCACTACGCCGGACTTCGTCGGAATCGGCAATTACGTGGCTGTTCTGCAGGACCCCCTGTTCTACAAAACGTTGTTCAACACGCTGTTCATTTGGGGCGTCTCCGTCATTCCGCAGCTTACGGTGTCGCTTGTGCTCGCCTTTATCCTTAATGACAAGCTGCTCAAAGGAAGAGATTTCTTCCGGGCCGTCTATTTTTTCCCGAACATCGTTACGGCAGCCTCGCTGGGTCTGTTGGTGAGTCTCATTTTCGACTGGCAGTCGGGAGGGTTAAACCATTTCCTCGTGCAGACCGGAATCATTAGTGACCCTATTAACTGGAAGAATGATCCTTGGTTCATGCGGCTTATTGTCTCATCGATTCTGTTCTTTCAATATTTCGGGTATTCCATGGTCATTTATTTGGCCGGTTTACAAGGGATCGACCCTTCGCTGCAGGAAGCGGCCCAGATTGACGGCGCGGAGAAAAGGCATATCTTCATGCATATTATCGTACCGATGCTGCGCCCGATTATCCTGTTCCAGGTGATTACGTCCATCATCGGCGGAATCCAGATTTTTGATCAGCCGTTTACGTTGACCAATGGTAACGGCGGGCCTGACCGGGCTGCGATGACCAGCATCATGTACTTGTACAATGTCGCTTTCCAGAGTACGCGCTTTGGATACGGTGCAGCCATTGCGTTCTGTTTGTTCATCATCATCATTTTGTTGTCCGTCGTTTCGTTCATCATGACGACCCGCAGAAGCCGTTCATAG
- a CDS encoding carbohydrate ABC transporter permease → MQTAKTLEHSSAAVQSYARARRLTVGKVLVYLFLVILACICIIPFYLMLIYSTHNNATIASTFTFLPGPFLLDNYVNMASKINIWRGFANSFFIAGTSTVLSLYVGALTAYGFAKFKFKGRTWLFLFLLATMMVPGQLALIGMYRLFSTLGMLDSYAAIILPAAANAFNVFFIKQFIEASIPDEIVESSRVDGAGEFRTFNQIVLPILGPAVSALGIFTFIGSWNNFLTPLVLFFSLDKYPLPVLVALVQGYYGMDYGLLYLGVAISIVPIIIVFAVFSRQIIGSVALGAVKG, encoded by the coding sequence ATGCAAACCGCGAAAACGCTGGAGCATTCCAGTGCTGCCGTCCAATCCTATGCCAGAGCCAGAAGGCTGACGGTAGGCAAGGTGTTGGTTTATCTGTTTCTCGTCATTCTTGCTTGCATCTGCATTATCCCGTTTTATTTGATGCTCATCTATTCCACGCATAACAATGCGACGATTGCATCGACGTTTACTTTCCTTCCCGGACCGTTTCTGCTCGACAATTATGTAAACATGGCGTCCAAAATCAATATTTGGCGCGGGTTCGCCAACAGCTTCTTCATTGCGGGAACATCGACCGTACTATCCTTGTACGTGGGTGCGCTTACGGCATACGGTTTTGCCAAGTTCAAATTCAAGGGCCGAACCTGGCTGTTCCTGTTTTTGCTGGCGACGATGATGGTGCCCGGGCAGCTCGCCCTGATCGGGATGTACCGGTTGTTCAGTACGCTGGGCATGCTGGACAGTTATGCAGCAATTATTTTGCCTGCGGCGGCGAATGCCTTCAACGTGTTCTTTATCAAACAGTTCATCGAGGCCAGCATTCCGGACGAAATTGTCGAATCTTCGCGCGTGGATGGCGCTGGCGAATTCCGCACATTCAACCAGATCGTGCTGCCCATCTTGGGACCGGCGGTCTCCGCACTCGGCATTTTTACCTTCATCGGCTCGTGGAACAACTTTTTGACGCCGCTGGTGCTGTTCTTCTCCCTGGATAAATATCCGCTTCCGGTGCTCGTTGCATTAGTACAGGGATATTATGGCATGGATTATGGGTTGCTCTACTTGGGCGTGGCCATTTCCATCGTTCCCATTATTATCGTGTTCGCTGTATTCTCCCGGCAGATCATTGGCAGCGTGGCATTGGGTGCCGTCAAAGGATAA
- a CDS encoding S1 family peptidase — protein MNKKLFSFIIAVILTSTFLTGVVSANSSNIQQSSVNEDILIPQSVSAFDKALIDQRKVFGFTTENSVVSPLITSRKISEKYGFYLSANEEKALDERFNKQDKFIPILKETIRSHQELKENFLGIYIDQNQGGIINVGFKKDIPSKQLNFISKSLDNELPIRIYTAEYTEEELDKATNRISESVTKIRENGINIEYVNLDFINQKITVGIRDHISESALDIISSVTDVDASIINLEVVDPTYKTSEDARTDTHTYMLGGLVIDGKAGGGGNCSIGFSAIDPSSNPYIVTAEHCWPKASGTGVYQGNNYIGYTSSKVNYGNEADAAAIRLNSSNSMSSKVYSESIKFSSVQVAGNDVLGERVCKSGMWGNSCGTLLSKNSSRYWTNPVYGTVWFSSMRVANYISDGGDSGGTIWNNNNGELKGVHKGVYTENGTTYRVYSHVTHIQNRLGITPVTW, from the coding sequence ATGAACAAAAAACTTTTTTCATTCATTATTGCAGTTATTCTTACATCCACCTTTTTAACAGGAGTAGTTTCCGCTAATTCTAGCAATATTCAGCAGTCATCGGTTAATGAAGATATTTTAATCCCTCAGAGTGTTTCGGCATTTGACAAAGCTCTAATAGATCAACGTAAAGTTTTTGGTTTTACAACAGAAAACTCTGTAGTGAGTCCCTTAATAACTAGTCGTAAAATATCAGAGAAATATGGTTTTTATTTATCAGCTAATGAAGAAAAAGCATTGGATGAAAGATTCAATAAACAAGATAAGTTCATTCCAATTCTCAAAGAAACAATACGCTCTCATCAAGAGTTAAAGGAGAACTTCCTTGGAATATATATTGATCAAAACCAGGGTGGGATCATAAACGTTGGATTTAAGAAAGATATTCCCTCAAAACAGCTAAATTTTATATCTAAGAGCCTAGACAACGAGTTACCAATAAGAATTTATACAGCAGAGTATACAGAAGAGGAGCTTGATAAAGCTACCAATCGCATTTCTGAAAGTGTCACAAAAATTAGAGAGAACGGAATTAATATAGAATATGTTAATTTGGATTTTATTAACCAGAAAATTACTGTAGGCATTCGCGACCATATTAGTGAGTCTGCCTTGGATATAATTAGTTCCGTTACAGATGTTGATGCAAGCATCATTAATTTAGAAGTAGTTGATCCAACCTATAAGACCTCCGAAGATGCCCGAACGGATACTCATACGTACATGCTAGGTGGATTAGTTATTGATGGTAAAGCTGGTGGTGGTGGGAATTGTTCAATCGGATTCTCCGCAATTGATCCCTCATCTAATCCGTACATTGTTACTGCAGAACATTGTTGGCCGAAGGCTTCGGGAACAGGTGTGTATCAAGGGAATAACTATATTGGATACACAAGCAGTAAAGTTAATTATGGAAACGAAGCTGATGCTGCAGCGATTAGACTAAATTCAAGCAACTCAATGAGTAGTAAAGTTTATTCTGAATCGATTAAATTTTCAAGTGTTCAAGTCGCTGGTAACGATGTGTTGGGCGAGAGGGTCTGTAAATCTGGAATGTGGGGGAACAGTTGCGGTACACTTCTTAGTAAAAATAGCAGCCGATATTGGACTAATCCGGTGTATGGAACAGTTTGGTTTAGTTCGATGCGGGTAGCGAATTATATATCAGATGGTGGAGACAGTGGTGGTACGATTTGGAACAACAACAATGGTGAATTAAAAGGTGTGCACAAAGGCGTCTACACAGAGAATGGAACAACCTACCGGGTATATAGCCATGTAACTCATATACAAAATCGACTTGGTATAACTCCTGTTACTTGGTAA